The Halocalculus aciditolerans nucleotide sequence GACACCGACGGACCGAACGCTCCGCGACGTCGTCCGCGTCGACGACTTCTCGCTCGCCGTCGGCGGCGGCGGACGCGTGCTCGCCCGCGACCCGGACTGGCGCGTCGTCACCGCGGACGGCGTGGCGGGGAACGGCCGGAACCTCCGCGCGGCCGCAGCCACAGAACGAGGAGCGCGGGCGTGGCTCGCGGGCGCGAGCGGCGCGCTCGCCGCGTACGACGCCGACTCGGGCTTCGACGCGAGCGTCGGGCCGGCGGGCGTGACGCACAACTTCGCGGCGGTCGCCGTCCACGGGCCGGCCGGCGCGGAGCGAGTGGTCGTCGGTGACGACTCCGGGCACGTCCACGGCCGGAGCGGCGAGGGCGCGTGGGCGACGGCGACACCCGGCGACGGAACGGCGATTACGGGCGTCGGCGTCGGCGAGGCGGGCGCGGTCGCCGTGGACGCCGCCGCCGGCGTGTACGCGAACATCGGCGAGGGCTGGCGGCGGGCCGGCATCGAAGCGGCGAGCGCGCTCCACGCGGTCGACGGGACGGACCCGCGCTCCGTCGTCACCGTGGGCGACGCCGTCTGCGCCGTCACGGACGCCGGCTGGCGCGTCGACGACCCCGCGTCGGTCCCGCTGGACGCCGTCACCGTCGCGGACTGCGGGTGCGTCCACGCCGCCGGCGCGGACGGAACGATACTGCACCGGATGCACGGCGCGGACCGCTGGCGGACACAGCCCGTCGACTCGCACGCGGACCTGCACGCTGTCGCGGTCGGCGACCCACGTATCGCCGTCGGCGCGAACGGCATGATTCTGGAGAGATAACCCCGAAAGCGGTAATAAACGATACACGTAGCCACAAGAGTTTATCCGCGGAGCCGGCACTGTCGAGCCATGGGTAAGCCCCTCCTCTCCGTCGGAGCGGTCGCTGCGATGCTCGTACTCGCGGGCTGCTCCGGCGGAATGCCCGGTGGCGGCGAACAGAGCGGGTCGATGGCGTTCTACGTCAGCGATCAACCCGGTGCCATCGACGACTTCGAACACCTGAACGTCACGGTGACGAAAGTCGGCGTCCACAAGGTGAACGCCTCCAGCGCGGAGAACGGAACCTGGATCGAGACGGACTTCGACAACGTCACCGTCGACCTGACCGAGCTTCAGGGCGAGAACGCCGCGAACCTCGCGAACGCCTCGCTCCCGAACGGGACGTACAACAACGCCTTCATCCACGTCTCCGCCGTCGAGGGGGCGACGACCGACGGCGAGCAGGTGGACGTGAAACTCCCGTCGAGTAAACTCCACGTCGCGGAGAACTTCACCGTCGGCGCGGCCGAAGAATCCCACTTCGTCTTCGACGTCATGGTGCACGAGACCGGGAACGGAAAGTACGTTCTCCGACCGAACGCTGGCGACTCCGGGAAGAACGTGCCCGTGAAGCCGACGCCGGGCGCGAAGCAGTCCGGACAGGCCGGCGCGTCCGGTGAGACGACGACCACGGCGCAGTCCGGCACGTCCGCGGGGACGACCACGCAGAGCGAGATGGCGGTCTACCTCAGCGACCGACCCGGAGCTATCGGTGACTTCGACCACCTGAACGTCACCGTCTCGGCGGTCGGCGTCCACCGACAGAACGACTCCGACAACGAGAGCGCGTGGGTCGAACAGGACGTCGACAGCGTCACCGTCGACGTGACCGAACTCCAAGGCGACCGCGCGGTGAGCCTCGCGAACTTCACCCTCGAGAACGGCACGTACGACACCGTCTTCGTTCACGTCGCCTGGACGAACGGGACGCTCACGAACGGCGAACACGTCCCCGTGAAACTCCCGTCGAGCAAGCTCAAACTCCACCAGGAGTTCACCGTCGGTGACGGCAACACCACGCACTTCGTCTACGACGTCATGGTCCACGAGACCGGGAGCGGGAAGTACGTCCTGAAGCCGAACGTCGCCGAATCCGGCCCGAACGAACCCGTCACGAAGGTTTCGAAGAAGAACGCGAAACCCGACGACGACACGCCGAACGAAAGCGACACGTCGAACGAGACCACGACGACCACGCAGAGCGGCGACGAAACGACCGCGCAGTCCGGTAACGAGACGGCGACCACGACGACTGCGACCACGACGACGGCGACGGCGTAGCCGTCGTTCGGCAGTTCTCAGTTCGGTTTCGTTCTCTTCGCGCGTGTCCCGGCTAAGTAGCGGATACGACGCGGTTCGACAGACGGGGCGGTACTGCGTCGTCTGCCGATCCGATCCGTACCGATGCCGATACGCCTTAGCCGGCGGGACGACACGTCGGCGGTATGGAGAACGACCGCTGGCTCTACGCGCTCGCGCTCTCCGCGGTCGCGTCGAGCGTTTCGGGCCTGCTCGTCCCGCTCTATCTCGTGCAGATCGGCGGCGGGACGGCGCAGCTCGGCGTGAACGCCGCGCTCTCGTCGCTCGTCGGCGCGCCCGCCGCGGTGTTCGCCGGCCGGTACGCGGATCGAACCGGGAATCGCCGCGGTGTCGTCCTCACCGCGCTCGTCGCCGCGGCGCTCGCGCTCGTCGCTCTGCCCTTCCTGAAGACTATCGCGGCGGTCATCGTCGTGAACGCGGTGCTCGCGTTCTCGCTCGCGGCCATCGGTCCCGTCGTCACGATGCTCGTCGTCGGGGACAGCCCCGAAGCCGAGTGGAACACCCGCATCGCGCGCCTGAACAAACTCCAGGGGTACGGGAGCACGGCCGGTCTCGTCCTCGGGACGGTGTGGACCGTCGGCGTCGGCGCGGTGCTCGCCACCGGCGTCACGCAGGAGACGCTGTTCGTGCTCGCCGCCGTCTTCGGCGTCGCCGCCGCCGCGGTCGCTTTCCGATCGCTCCCGCGGCACGCCGACCTCACCGTCGGGCCGCGGCGGGCCAGCCGAATCGCCACCCTGCTCTCCCGGACGAGTCGGAACGTCCGCGACGACACCTTCAGCTTCGGGACGACCCGCGTCTTCTGGGGGGTCCGCTCGCTCTCCCGCCGCCGCCTCGGCGGCCTCCGCAGCCAGCTCCCGGCCGCGCTCTGGGTGTACTTCGCCGCCGCCTTCCTCTTCTTCACCGGCTTCGCCGTGTTCTGGGCACCGCTCCCCGTCTACCTCACCGACCGCGCCGCGTTCGGCTCCGGCGCGGTGTTCGCGCTCTACCTCGTGAACAACGTCGCCTCGACGGTGCTCTACGACGGCGCGGGCGTCCTCGCGACCCGGCACGACATCCGCCTCGTCCAGACCGGCGCGCTCGGCGCGCGCGCCGCCGCCTTCGTCGCCGTCGGCGTGCTCGGCGTGCTCGGCGTCGGCTTCCTCTCGACCGGCGGCCTCGGCCCGCTCCTCGCCGTCGCCGCCCTCCTCACCGTCGTCGGCGCGACCTGGGCGTTCATCGCCGTCACCGGCACCGGCATCGTCTCCCGCCTCACCCCGAAGGAGACGCGCGGCGGCGTCCTCGGCCTCTACGCCGCGCTGTCCGCGGTCGCCGGCGCGCTCGGCGGCCTCCTCGGCGGCTGGATCGCCAGCCGCGCGTTCGACCTCGCGTTCGGCGTCGCCGCCGTCCTCGTCGTCGCCGGCGGCCTCGTCGTCCTCCTCGCACGCCACCTCGCCCCCGACGCGAAACCGACGGCGAGCGCCGACGCCGCGCCCGCGTCCGACTGACCGCGAACCCCGGGACCGAAACGGCCTTTCTCGTTCGCGCCCCGAGGGAGAAGTGTGCGAGAGGACGACCTCGCGACCCGGCTTGTCGACCACTTCGACGCCGCCCACCCCGACGCCGCCGTCCACCTCGAAGAGCCCTACGACCACTACGGGTCGCGGGGCGTCGCCGACGTCTACGTGCGCGTCCCCCCGCCGACCGCGGTCGACTACCTCGTCGAGCTAAAAGGCGACCCCGCGGTCCGGCACGCGACCGGCGCGAACGAGATCCTCCGCCAGTACCGCCGGATGGAACGCTACTTCTACCGGGACGACGCCCACACCCTCGAACCGCGTCTCTCCCGGGACGGCCCCGGCGCGTTCGTCCTCCTGTTCTTCGCGCCCACGGAGAAGTGCGTTCGCCACGTCCGCGAGCACGCGAGCCTCTACGCGTCGGTCGACCCGGACGCGAGCGTCGACGGCGTCCCCGTCACCCGGAAGGTCGCGTTCCTCACCGGCCTCGACGACGCCGCGGCCGGCGGCGTGAACTTCCTCTCCGTCAACGCCGGCGCGCGCGTCGGCACCGACGCGTTCCGCCGCGCGGTCCCCGACGACACCCGGCTCGCGGCCGCGCTCGACGCGACGGAGTGAGCAAATATTGCAACCGCCGTGGTTGCACTTATCGTGGTGCAGCGTCACGATGCAGTTATGGCTCGGGGGAGTCGGGTGGCGGTCGTCGGACACGGACCGGCCGCAGAGCGGAGCGCACGCGCGCTCGCCGACGCCGGCTTCGACGTCGAAACGGCCGACACAGCCGCTCCCACCCGTTCTCACACCGCAGACTGCATCGTCGCGACCGACGCGAACGCTCGGGCCGCCGCCGACGCTGCCGGCGACACACCCGTTCTCGCGCTCGCCGCCGACGACGACCCCACCGATCTTCTCGACGCCGGCGTCCACGACGTCGTCCGCGCGAACGAGTCCGGCTTCGAAACCCTGCTCGTCGCGCGCGTCGAACACGTCCTCGACCGCCGCGCCGCCGAACGCCGCGCTACCAGCGAGCACGAGCGACTCGAAGCCCTGTTCGGGCAGTTCCCCGAACCCACTATCGCCTACGAGTTCGACGACGGCGACCCCGTCGTCACCGACGCGAACGCCGCGTTCACCGAGGCGTTCGGTCACGACGACCCCGCCGGCCGCAGGGTCGACGACCTCGTCGTCGGCGACGGGAAACAGGTCGAAGCCGCCGTCCTCAACGACAAGGTCGCGCGCGGCCACACCCTCGACCGCGAAGTCGTCCGCGCGACGCCCGACGGCGACCGCGTCTTCTGGCTCCGGAACATCCCGCTCGACGCCACGCCGCCAGCCGGATTCGCCGTCTACACCGACGTCACGGAGCGCCTCCGCGAGCGCGAGCGCGCACAGGCCTTCCTCAACAGCTCCCGCGACATCGTCGCCATCGCCGACTACGACACCACCTACACCTACGTCAGCGCCGCCGTCGAACACGTCTTCGGCTACCGGCCCAGCGACCTCGTCGGCGAACGCGCGCTCGAACGCATCCACGAAGCCGACCGCGAGCGCGTCCGCCAGCAGCTCGACAGCGTCGGCGACCACCCCGTCACCATCGAGTTCCGCGGACGGCACGCCGACGGCGACTGGCGGTGGATCGAAGCCGTCGTCACCGACCAGCGAGACAACCCGCTCATCGACGGCTACCTCGTCAACGCCCGCGACGTCACCGACCGCAAACGCCGCGAGCGCGAACACCGCCGGCAGGCCCGCATCATCGCCACCCTCCACAGCGTCGCCGTCGACATCGAGACTGCGGGAAGCCCCGACGCCGTCTATCAATCCCTCGTCGACGCCGCGGAAGGCGTCCTCGACTACCAGATCTGCATCGTCGACGAACGCGACGGCGACCGCCTCGTCGTCGTCGCCGCCTCCGACGACACCCCGGACGAACACTACTACAACTACGTCTCCGTCGACGCCGAGGACAACCTCGCCGCGAAAGTCGCGCGAACCCGCGAGACCGTCGTCGTCGACGACCTCCACGAGACCTCCATCGACCCCGCCAACGCCGCCTACCGCTCCATCATCACCGTCCCGCTCGCCGACTACGGCGTCCTCCAGGCCGCCGCCGACGAACCGGACGCCTTCGACGACGCCGACCGCGAGTTCACCGAAATCCTCGCCAGCCACGCCGTCGCCGCCCTCGACCGCCTCGACCGCGAACGCGAACTCGAACGGCAGACCGACCGCCTGGAGAAGTTCGCGAGCGTCGTCTCCCACGACCTCCGAACACCCCTTCAGGTCGCCGTCGGCGCAATCGAGCTCGCGCGAGAGACCGGCGACCTCGACCGCCTCGACACCGCCGACGACGCCCTCGACCGCATTGACCGCCTCGCCAGCGACCTCCTCGCGTGGGCGCGCGGCGCATCCCTCGTCGAAGACACCGAACCGGTCAACGTCGCCGCCGCGGCGACCGACTGCTGGCGCGACCTCGACACCGAGAACGCCACCCTCGACGTCACCGACGCCGTCGTCGACGCCGACCCCGACCGCGTCCGCCAGCTCCTCTCCAACCTCCTCCGAAACGCCGTGGAGCATGGTGCCACTGACCCTCCCTCGCACGCTCGCGAGGACGCCGCCGAGCACGATGGGGCGAGCGTCCACGTCACCGTCGCCCCCACCGAGGACGGCACCGGCTTCGCCGTCACCGACGACGGCCCCGGCGTCCCCGACGGCGAACGCGACGCCGTCTTCGACGCCGGCCACACCACCAGCACCACCGGCTCCGGCTTCGGCCTCGACATCGCCCGCGACATCGCCGACGCCCACGGCTGGACGCTCACCCTCGACGACGACTACACCGACGGCGCACGCTTCGTCGTCGACTGCACCACCGACCGCTAACCCCGCGTTTACGCGAGCGATACCGACGCACACGGACGTCTCCAGAGACGTAAACACGCGAAAACACGAACAACCCCGGCTATTGAGAGCCCCACCAGTGAGTGACGCGAGCCGCTCTCAGGCGCGACGAACCCGCGTCGCCGCGCGACTCGCGTCGCTCGCCAGTTCAAGTGTGAGAAAGTCCGCCCTCCCCGATTTGAACGGGGGGCAAGTCGATCTACAGTCGACTGCTCTACCAGTCTGAGCTAAGGGCGGGCGTACTTCGACGTAGTGTGGGGGCGAGTTTAAGGGTTATTATTCGCGGTCGAACGCCCCCACACCTTCAAGTACGACGACGCGTTATCTGCTGTCAGTACTGCGATGTCCAAGATTACGTTCCGGGCGGACGACGACCTCGTCGCGGCGGTGGAGTCGTTGGACGCGTCGAAGAGCGAGGTGATGCGGGAGGCGCTCCGGGAGTATCTGGAGGAGGACGTCGCGATTGAGTCGGAGTCCATCGACGAGCTCGTGGACGCCCGTATCGAGGAGGTCCTCGGCGACTACCTGCGGCGCGAGCGGTCCGCGCAGGACGTGAACGTGAACCTGCGGGTGGAGTCGTCGGGGTCGGGGGAGGTCGTCGACGCCGACGTCGAGGAGAGCGCGGAGCGGGCCGAGGACGCGAGTGTGTCCGACGGTGGTTCGGGCGAGTCGGAGTCAGTGACGTGCCGGCAGTGCGGGGAGTCGCTCGATGCGGCGCACGAGTTCTGTCCGAACTGCGGGGAGCAGGCGGGTCGGCCGGCGCTGTGCGAGTGTGGCGTGGAGCTGGGGTCGGACTGGTCGTTCTGCCCGCACTGCGGGCGTCGGACGCCGTCGGCGGACGTGCTCGAACGGTAAGACGGGCGGCTCGAGAGTTTACCCAGCCATTAACTATATACGTGAATACCCTGTTGGTAGTAGATACGTAAGACGGTCGTCTTACACGTGGCCGGCGTCTGGCGGGCCTCTCCCGCCGGAATCCAGGTCGTGTAAGACAGACGCGGGGCGGCCGCGGACGTCTTGCAGCAAACGGGGAATACAAACCATGGAGCGTGTGACACTCCGAATACCGAAACAGCAGATAGAAGAAGTCGAGCAGATGGTCGACTCCGGGAAGTTCCCGAACCGCTCGGAAGCGATCCGGTCGGCCGTCCGTGAAATGATCGACGACCAAGGCGAGGCCTCGAAGCCGAACGCCTGGGCCAAGGTGTAATCAAATGCAAGATATCGTTCAAGACGCACTCGAGATGGCCGAGGCAGAGGAGCGGGACATGGACGCGGCGTCCGACAGCGGCGGTGACCAGTTCGGGGACCCCCGAATCGTCATCGTCGGCTGCGGTGGTGCCGGGAACAACACCATCAACCGCCTCTACAACATCGGCGTCGAAGGCGCTGACACGGTCGCGATCAACACCGACAAACAGCACCTGAAGATGATCGAAGCCGACACCAAGATCCTCGTCGGGAAGTCCCTGACGAACGGGCTCGGTGCCGGTGGCGACCCCTCGATGGGTGAGCGCGCCACGGAGATGGCGCAGGGCACCATCAAGGAGGTCCTCGGGGACGCCGACCTCGTGTTCGTCACCGCCGGGATGGGCGGCGGGACGGGCACGGGCGCGGCCCCCGTGGTTTCGAGCATCGCGAAGGAGCAGGGCGCAATCGTCGTCGGGATGGTCTCCACGCCGTTCAACGTCGAGCGCGCCCGCACGGTGAAAGCCGAGGAAGGCCTGGAGAAACTCCGCGAGGAAGCGGACTCCATCATCGTCCTCGACAACAACCGGCTGCTCGACTACGTCCCGAACCTCCCGATCGGCAAAGCGTTCTCCGTGATGGACCAGATCATCGCGGAGACCGTGAAGGGGATTTCGGAGACGATCACTCAACCCTCGCTGATCAACCTCGACTACGCGGACATGACCGCCATCATGAACCAGGGCGGCGTGGCCGTGATGCTCGTGGGTGAGACGCAGGACACGAACAAGACCGACGAAGTGGTGAAGGACGCGATGAACCACCCGCTCCTCGACGTCGACTACCGCGGCGCGAGCGGCGGACTCGTCCACATCACCGGTGGCCCGGACCTCACGCTGAAAGAGGCCGAGGGCATCGCGGACCACATCACGGAGCGTCTCGACGCCTCCGCGAACGTCATCTGGGGCGCGCGCATCCAGGACAACTACAAGGGCAAGGTCCGCGTCATGGCGATCATGACCGGCGTCCAGTCCGCGCAGGTCCTCGGCCCGAGCACGCAGAAGCAGGCTGACGCCTCCCGTCAGGAGCTCCAAGAGGTCGGCGACTCCGGCTCGCGCGCGGAGGAGTCCGCGGCCGGCCCCCGCTCCACGGGCGAAGTCAAGGGCAACGTCCACTCCGACGGCGGCCAGGACGAAGTCGAGAAGAACAACGGCCTCGACGTCATCCGATAGACGAACCGCCCGCCCCGGACTGATTCGACCGCGGCCACCACTCATTCACCGTCTTTCTCACGTTCCGAGCGACAGCCGTCTCCTAGACCGCGTTGACGGCGTCGACGAGTCGGCACTTCCGACAGACGTCGCCCGTCGTCGGCGACCCGCACTCGTCGCATTCGCCGACGGGTTCCTCGCCGTCGTCGCGGTAGCGGTCGGCGGCGATGGACGCGAGCTCCTCGTAGCCGGCCATAATCGAGTGACGGGTGCCGGGGTGATTCTCCTCGAGGGAGAGGAGGAGGTCTTGCACTTCGCCGCGGAAGGCCTCCGAGGAGTGCGGGCATTCGGCCATGTGGACGGGGAGGTCCGCGAGGCGCGCGTAGAGCGCGACCTCCTTCTCGGGGACGTCCCGAAGGGGTTTCGCGCGCGGAATCATGCCGTCTTTCTCGCCGCGCTCGTCGAAGCTCCCGAGGCTGGCGTCGAAGTGACGCGCGACCTGCTCGACGTTCCCCTCCAGAATGTTCATCAGCGCGGTTTCGGCTTCGTCGTCGAGGTTGTGGCCGGTGAGGAGTTTGTCGGCGTCGTACTCGCTCGCGTACTTCGCGAGGAGGTCACGGCGGAAGACGCCACAGTACGCACAGGCCGCCATGTTCTTCGGGTCGTCTTCGACGACGTCGTCCATCTCCAGGTCGAACTCGTCGGCGTAGGAGACGACTTCGTGTTCGATTCCGAGCTCTTCGGTGAGCTCCTCGCAGGCGGCGAGGCTCGCGTCCCGATAGCCCTGGATGCCTTCGTGGACGGTGAGCGCGACGAGTTCGACGCGCGGGTCCTGCTCGAACGTCCGGTGGAGGATGTCCGTGAGTACGACGGAGTCTTTCCCGCCGGAGAGGCCGACGAGCCAGGTCTCCGGGTTCTCCGGCGTCGCCGAGTCCGGGAGGAGGGAGTCCTCGCGGACGCGCTTGCGAACGCGGCGGTCGACGGACTCGAGGAAGTGGGACCGACAGAGGTGGTTCCCCGAGTACGCCGCGTGCATCACCGCGTCCGCGTCACACTTCGTACACTCCATTACCCGTGGGTTGTGCGGCTGGCCGGTAAACCGTTTCGAGAAGGAGTATATCCCATATCGCGATACGAAATCTCCCGTGCCGGGGGACGGTTGCTACGAGGTTCGGGGACGGAGAGAGCGGTCGCTTCGGGGCGTGTCGAACCGTCTCGGAGTTCGGTTAGCGTTCGTCGACGGCGTCAGCGCCGCATTCGGGGCACGTGTCGGTGTCGGTATGGACGGCGGCGTCGCAGGCCGTGCAGCGGAACTCGGCGGATTCGTCGGCGGTCTCTCGGACCTCCTGTTTGAATTCCTCGTAGTTCCGGCCGATATCCCTGAACAGTCCCATACGCAGCGTTCGCGCCGGAGCGTGTTAAGGGCACTCGTCGTCGTTCGGGAAAACCGGAATACGAATACCGCGAGAGGACGAACGCGCGAGTATGCCGGAGTCGAACCTGTTCGAGTCGACACGGGCGTTCCGGTGGTTGGTGACCATCTCGCTCGTGGGGACGCTCATCCTGATGGGGGCGGCGAACTACTCGGTCGCGCTCGGCGGGTGGATGTCCTGCGGCGACCAGTTCCCGAAGTGCGCGGGCGTCTACGCGCCGATATTCCACCCGGTGGAGACGCTGTCGGGGAACTACACGGCGGCCCAGATATTCTGGGAGTGGTTCCACCGGGCGAGCGCGTTCATCACGGGACTGACGATGCTCGCGGCGACGGGACTGGCGTGGTGGAAGCTCGACGACTACACGGTGTCGCGGTGGCTGGTGACGGCGGCGACGGCCGTGCTCCCCGCGGAGGCGTATCTCGGCGTGCAGACGGGCGTCGCGGACCCGCCGTTCGACCTCGTCGTGCTCCACAACGTCATCTCCTGGTTCGTCCTCCTGACGATGGCGGCGGCGACGGTCATCGTGTGGCGGGCGGCGCGCCGGGACGGGGGGAAGCGAGACGACGCAGCGCCGGCATAGGGACGCGACGGCGATTGGCCGGCACGGGGCATAGGGACGCGACGGCGATTGGCCGTTGCGGGACGTAGCTACGTGTCGGCGAGTGATTTTTTGCGTGCGGGGGACGCGTTCGGGGGTATGGTTCGCGTCGTGAGTTTCGGGAGCGTCAACGTCGACCGGACGTGGGCGGTGGACGAGGAGGTGTTGAGTGAGTTGCGCGGGCGCGCGTGGTTTCCGGAGCCGGGGGAGACGAAGACGGTGGCGTCGGTGCCGGAGTCGGAGCTGCCGTCGGGTTCGCCGTCGGTGACGCTGGGCGGGAAGGGGGCGAACGACGCGGTGGCGGCGGCGGGCGTGGGAGCGGACGCGCGACTGGTCGGGGCGGTGGGTGGGGACGCCGGCGAGTACGGTGTGCTGGAGACGCTGGAAGAGCGCGGAGTGGAGACGTCGGGCGTGCGCGTCGAGTCGGGGCGGGCGACGGGGGCGGCGTACGTGTTCGTCGCGCCGGACGGGGAGAGTCACGTTGCGCGCGTTCGGGGGGCGAACGCGGCGGTGGACGCGGCGCTCGTCGACGACGCGCTCGACGTGATTCGGAAGGCGGACGCGCTCTGCTTGCAGAACGAGATTCCGACTGCGGCGATGACGGCGCTCCTCGACGGGCTGGAGCCGAAGGGGCCGGTGGTGGTCTTCGACCCCGCGCCGGTCGAGGGGGCGGCGGCGGTCGCGGGGCATCCGCGCGTCGATTACGTCACGCCGAACGAGGTCGAGGCGGACGCGCTGGAGGCGGACGCCGTCGCGGATGCGACGGTAGTTGTGACGCGTGGCGCGGACGACGTCGTGGTCCGACGGGGTGGCGCGGAGGCGTTCCGCGTCACACCGCCGCCGGCGGCCGTCGAGGACACGACGGGCGCGGGCGATACGTTCGCGGGCGCGCTCGCGACGCGGCTCGGCGAGGGCGTAGACGACCGGACGGCGGTCGAGTTCGCGGCGGCGGCGTCGGCCGTCGCGACGGAGGCCGTCGGCGCGCAGGCGGCGATGCCCGCGCGGGACGCCGTCGAGGCGAAGGTGGAGGAGACCGGTTAGCGGACGCCGAGTTCGTTCGCGCGGTCGACGGCGAGTTCGGCGAGTTCTTCGACCGTCAGGTCGGACTGGTCGGCGAGGACGCGACAGAGCATGCCGAGCTGTGTGACCGCGGCGGTCCGGAGGTCGTCCGTCTCGTTCCCGAAGTAGAACTCGTAGCCCGGGCCCTCGTGGATGAGGCCGAGGTAGACGGATTCGAGGTCGTCGGCGTCGAGCGCGTCAGTCGCCTGCGTCAGCACGTCGTCGAAGTCGGTGTCGTCGCTCACGAGGTGGTGTTCGCGCGGGCGGCGTGAAAAGCACACGGACGCGGCGCGCGCTGCGACGCCGTCACCCTTCGGTCGGCGAGAGCGCGTACCCGTCGTTTCGCCGGACGAGCGTTCCGTCGGCGACGAGTCGGTTCAGGGCGCGTTCGAGGTCGGCGTCTGGAACGCCGCTCCCGGCGAGGGCGCGCGCGATGCCGTCCGCGTCGACCGACGGAGCGCGCTCGCCGTCGGTGTTCAGCGCGACGATACGGCGGATGAGCGGTTCTAGGTCGTCCATCTGAGCCGGCCGGCGTCGGCCGTGCGCTCAGAGACGGTGCGCGATGTATTCGTTGAGGTCGGTTACTAGTGAGGGTCGGCGCGTCCAGAACCCCTGCCACTCGTTCGCGGTTTGCTGGACGGCGAGGAGCGCGAGGGCGTCGGCGTCCGCGTCGCCGTCGGGGTCGTAGACGACGAACCAGGAGTCGAGGAAGTCGCGTTCGTGGCCGGCGTGGATGGTGATGTCGGAGGTCGAGGGCGGCGTCCACCCGGGCGCGCCGTAGGCGTTGACGTCGACGGCGGTGTCGTCGAGGCGGCGGTAGACGTCGCGCGTCCCGATTTCGTCGTCGATGCGGGAGAGCCGCTGGAAGGACGAGCGGAGCGTCCCGCCGTCGGCGTTCCAGGCGTGGCGTTCGATGTGGCGGGAGACGAGGATGAGGAGGAGCTTCTCCTTGTGCGAGTCCGGGTAGCCGCGGACGGTGAACCGCGTGTCGGCGAGGCCGGCGAGGACGGCGGGGAGGTCGGCGTCTTCGAGGGCGAGCGCGCCGGTAGTGAAGAGGTCGGAGTTGATGAAGAGGATGGCGTCTTGGAGTTCCGAGAGCGGGGAGGCGGCGACGACGGCGTCGTCTTCGACGAGAAAGACCGTGTCGTCCGCGGTGTCGGGGAGCGTGGCTTCCTTGACGGTGATGGATTGGTTGTCGAACAGGGAGTCGAGCATCCGCTGGACGGGCGCGGGCGCTCGCCGGTTGACGACGACG carries:
- the ncsA gene encoding tRNA 2-thiolation protein NcsA, producing the protein MECTKCDADAVMHAAYSGNHLCRSHFLESVDRRVRKRVREDSLLPDSATPENPETWLVGLSGGKDSVVLTDILHRTFEQDPRVELVALTVHEGIQGYRDASLAACEELTEELGIEHEVVSYADEFDLEMDDVVEDDPKNMAACAYCGVFRRDLLAKYASEYDADKLLTGHNLDDEAETALMNILEGNVEQVARHFDASLGSFDERGEKDGMIPRAKPLRDVPEKEVALYARLADLPVHMAECPHSSEAFRGEVQDLLLSLEENHPGTRHSIMAGYEELASIAADRYRDDGEEPVGECDECGSPTTGDVCRKCRLVDAVNAV
- a CDS encoding COX15/CtaA family protein, producing MPESNLFESTRAFRWLVTISLVGTLILMGAANYSVALGGWMSCGDQFPKCAGVYAPIFHPVETLSGNYTAAQIFWEWFHRASAFITGLTMLAATGLAWWKLDDYTVSRWLVTAATAVLPAEAYLGVQTGVADPPFDLVVLHNVISWFVLLTMAAATVIVWRAARRDGGKRDDAAPA
- a CDS encoding PfkB family carbohydrate kinase, giving the protein MVRVVSFGSVNVDRTWAVDEEVLSELRGRAWFPEPGETKTVASVPESELPSGSPSVTLGGKGANDAVAAAGVGADARLVGAVGGDAGEYGVLETLEERGVETSGVRVESGRATGAAYVFVAPDGESHVARVRGANAAVDAALVDDALDVIRKADALCLQNEIPTAAMTALLDGLEPKGPVVVFDPAPVEGAAAVAGHPRVDYVTPNEVEADALEADAVADATVVVTRGADDVVVRRGGAEAFRVTPPPAAVEDTTGAGDTFAGALATRLGEGVDDRTAVEFAAAASAVATEAVGAQAAMPARDAVEAKVEETG
- a CDS encoding DICT sensory domain-containing protein; translation: MTLERFLDRVDTDATDRSLVVVNRRAPAPVQRMLDSLFDNQSITVKEATLPDTADDTVFLVEDDAVVAASPLSELQDAILFINSDLFTTGALALEDADLPAVLAGLADTRFTVRGYPDSHKEKLLLILVSRHIERHAWNADGGTLRSSFQRLSRIDDEIGTRDVYRRLDDTAVDVNAYGAPGWTPPSTSDITIHAGHERDFLDSWFVVYDPDGDADADALALLAVQQTANEWQGFWTRRPSLVTDLNEYIAHRL